In Mustela lutreola isolate mMusLut2 chromosome 1, mMusLut2.pri, whole genome shotgun sequence, one genomic interval encodes:
- the LOC131821754 gene encoding olfactory receptor 52B2, whose amino-acid sequence MTHTNFTIFHPAVFVLLGIPGWESYHIWLSVPLCLMYITAVLGNTILIVVIITERNLHEPMYFFLSMLAITDILLSTTTVPKALAIFWLHAHDIAFDACVTQVFFVHVMFVGESAILLAMAFDRFVAICAPLHYTTVLTWHVVGRIALAIVTRSFCIIFPVIFLLKRLPFCRTNIVPHSYCEHIGVARLACADITINIWYGFSVPIVMVILDVILIAVSYSLILRAVFRLPSQDARHKALSTCGSHLCVILMFYVPSFFTLLTHRFGRNIPRHVHILLANLYVVVPPMLNPIVYGVKTKQIREGVAHRFFDIKTWCCASPLG is encoded by the coding sequence ATGACTCACACCAACTTTACCATCTTCCATCCTGCAGTTTTTGTCCTACTGGGCATCCCTGGGTGGGAGTCTTACCACATTTGGCTATCAGTACCCCTCTGCCTCATGTATATCACTGCTGTCCTGGGGAACACCATCCTGATAGTGGTCATCATCACGGAACGTAATCTTCATGagcccatgtacttcttcctctctatGTTGGCCATCACAGATATCCTGTTATCCACCACTACTGTACCCAAAGCTCTAGCCATCTTTTGGCTCCATGCCCATGACATTGCCTTTGATGCTTGTGTCACCCAAGTTTTTTTTGTCCATGTGATGTTTGTGGGGGAGTCAGCCATTCTATTAGCCATGGCCTTTGATCGTTTTGTGGCCATCTGTGCCCCCTTGCATTATACAACAGTGCTAACATGGCATGTTGTGGGAAGGATTGCTCTGGCCATTGTCACCCGAAGCTTCTGCATCATCTTTCCAGTGATCTTCTTATTGAAGCGGCTGCCCTTCTGCCGGACCAACATCGTCCCCCATTCCTACTGTGAGCATATTGGAGTGGCTCGCTTGGCTTGTGCTGACATCACCATTAACATCTGGTATGGCTTCTCAGTGCCCATTGTCATGGTCATCTTGGATGTGATCCTCATTGCTGTGTCTTACTCACTGATCCTCCGAGCGGTGTTTCGTTTGCCCTCCCAGGATGCCCGGCACAAGGCCCTCAGCACTTGTGGCTCTCACCTCTGTGTCATCCTCATGTTTTATGTTCCATCCTTCTTTACATTATTGACCCACCGCTTTGGACGTAACATTCCTCGACATGTCCATATCCTGCTGGCCAATCTTTATGTGGTGGTGCCACCAATGCTCAACCCCATCGTCTATGGTGTGAAGACTAAGCAAATCCGGGAGGGTGTAGCCCACCGGTTCTTTGACATCAAGACTTGGTGCTGTGCTTCCCCTCTGGGCTAA